The DNA region GACGATCCGGGCCGCTCGACGCTGGTCGAGCGCCTCCTGCAGCAACGGCAGCGGCCGGTTCCAGTCGGGCCGGCCGGGGTCGGCCCCGGGGGTGCCGAGCATCGTCTCGGTCAGCACGCCGATGGCGTCGATCAGGTCGGCGTTGTCCGGCTCGATGTCCAGCAACGAGGTGGCCGCCGAGTGGACCAGCGCGAGCTCCGCGGCGTCGACGTACTCGACGCCGAGCTCGCCGTGCTCCTCCACGAACCGGACCACCTCGGCCTCGGTCGGGTCGGCGTCGTCACCGTCGGGCCCGAGGAACTCCAGCACGTCGGGCCGGGTCAGGCCCAGCAGCCACTCGGCGCTCACGTCGGCGGTGTAGAACGCCAGCAGGTCGTCGCGCAGCTCGGCGGCCGGGATCCCCAGGTCCGCGGCCAGGTCGTCGAGGCGCAGCCCGTCCGGGTGCACGGCGAGCCGCTCGAAGACCCGCGGCAGCCGGGCGATGCGGGCGGCGTACTTGGGGACGTTGGCGCTCACCTGCCCACCTCCTCCTCGACCGAGGTGTGACCGGCAGCCCGGGCCAGCGCGGTCACCACCTCACGGCGGACGTCCTCGGGCCCTTCGATCCAGACCCGGCGGCCCAGCTCGTTGAGGCGTGCCCGCAGGGCCTCCCGGTTGGTCACCCGGTAGGTCAGCAGCACCTGGTCACCCTCCGCCGCGGTCGTCGACTCGGGGTCCCGAGCCAGCGTCGCACGTCGGGCTCGTAGGCCCGATCGGCCCGCAGCACCACCTGCACCGGTGGGTCGATCTCCCAGGTCATCGGGTGCAGCCCGGTGTGCCGCACCGAGGGCACCGCTCCGGCCGAACCCGGCTCGCCCGCGTCGACGGCACTCATCCGGGCGACCACGAAGGCCTTGACCGGCCCGCCGGCCTCGACCGCGGCGTCCTCGAGACCCCGCAGGTACCAGGTGCCGTTCTGGCTGCGCAGCGACTCCGGGTGCACCACCCGGGCGGTGCCCTTGTAGCCGAACCGGAGCACGGCCCGGTCGCGGACCGCCCGGATCACCGTCGACAGTGCCGACCCGGCCCCGTCCCGCACCGCGGGCACGGTGGCCGCGACGTCCTTGGGCCGTGCGTCGGCGGGCAGACCGAGCCGGCTGACCAGGTCGTCACGGTCGGCGAGCAGCACGGCGCGGCGCAACTGGGTCTGCTGGGCCGGGCTCAGCCGCAGACGCAGCCGGTTGTCGACCGTGGTCATCGCATAGACGGCGTCGTCGCCGGACTCGGCGATGTTGTCGATTTGCCAGCCCTGGTTGGTCAGGTGCCGCAGCTCGCGGCTGAGCTGGCTGGCAGGGTCGGCGCCCTCGAATCCGGCCAACCGCAGGAGGCGGTCGCGGTGGACACCGGCAGGCCCGGCAGCGGCGAGCACCGCCGCGATCCGCACCAGTCGCTCCATCGGACCCCGCTGGTCGCGGCCCGGCCCCTTCGCCACGTCGCTCCCCCTCCTCGTCGCCGTCAACCTGGCTTGCGGCCCCCGCGGCGAGTCGCGCGGCGCCGGGACCAGTATCGCTGGCCGGGGCACCCTCCCCGCGCAGCCACTCCACAGCCAGCGCGTCGGGGCGGCGGTCCCCCCACCACCGGACCCCACCCTAGTGCGCCGTCCCTGGGACGGCCTGCCTACAGTGTTCGGCGTGCTGGGCCCGTGCCGTGGAAAGTTCCGGCCGTCGACCCACCGGGCTCGTGCGGCTCTGCTGGGCATGCTCGCCCTCGCCCTGCTGCTGAGCTCCTGCTCGCTGATCTCCGACGGCGGCTTCGGCGAGCAGGCGGGCGGAGACGCCGGCACCACGTCGGCCGACCCGGACGCCCTGAACATCGTCGAGATCGTCGCCGACGACATGCGCTTCGACGACCTGCGCTACGCGCCGAACCTGCGGCGGCTGGTCGCCGAGCAGGGCGTGTCGATGCGCAACGGCTTCTCCTCCTACCCGCTGTGCTGCCCGGCGCGGGCCTCGTTCTTCAGTGGACTGGAGACGCACAACCACGGCGTGTACGACATCAAGCGCCCCACCGGCTACCGCGCGTTCGACGACTCCACCAGCATCGCCACCTCGCTGAAGGACCGGGGCTACACCACCGGGCTGGTCGGGAAGTATCTCAACGGCTACGGCAACCACCGGCCGCTGCAGCTGGTCCGCGAGGCGGAGGAGGCGGGCGACGACGGGCCGATCCCGATGTCGCAGTACTTCGTGCCGAACGGCTGGGACGAGTGGCAGGCGGCGGTGACCGGGGTCAACTGCGACCCGGCCTGCGGCGACGCCTACAGCTACTTCAGCTATGCCTACTCCGACAACGGCACGCCCACCGCCGCCGGCTGGCAGACCTACTCGACGACCCTGATCGGCGACCAGTCGGTCGATCTCGCCCACTCCTTCCACGAGCAGCGCGAGGAGACCGGCGCCCCCTTCTTCCTCTCGGTGAACCACATCGCCCCGCACAACGACCTGAGTCGCAAGCGGGTGGACACGGTCTACTTCCGCAACCCGCAGGGCGTCCGCCGCAAGCTCGGTACGCCGACCGCGCCCGACTGGGCGATGAAGCTGCCGATCGTGCGGTCCATCGACCGCCCCCTGGGCGTGCGGCGCAACGGCACCGGAGAGTCCGACCTGAGCGACAAGCCGGGACGCCTCTCCATCGGCCGGCCCACCAACCCCTCGGCGCGTCGCGCGCAGGTGCGGCTGGCCCGCGCCCGGGCGGCCTCGATCGTGGTGATGGACCGTCAGATCAAGCGTCTGGTCGAACAGCTGCAGGCGGACGGCGAGTGGGACCGCACGGTGCTCGCCTTCTGGTCCGACAACGGGTTCTTCCAGGGCGAGCACGGCCGGATGGACGGCAAGGTCGACCCCTACGAACCCGCGCTACGGGTGCCGATGATGTTCACCGGGCCGGGCCTGCGCGACGGCAGCACCCGCGACGACCCGATGACCGTCACCGACCTGACCGCCACCCTGCTCGACATCGCGGACGCCGAGCCTCCGCACGCCCCCGACGGAGCCTCGATGCTGCCGGTGCTGACCGGGAGCGACCGGGGTGGAGCAACGGCGTGCTGACCGAGGCCGGGGTGAACCCGGTCTCCCCGGGCCGGATCGAGGCGTTCCGGGGTGACCCGCGCACCAGTGCCGGCGTCCGCACCGCGCGCTACCTCTACCTGCGCCACCGCAGCGGAGAGCTCGAGATCTACGACAACTGGCGCGACCCGCAGCAGTGGGACAACCTCGCCGTCGACCGGCAGTGGATGCGGAGCAACACCGACGTGGTGAGCGCGCTGCACCAGGCGTGGCTCACCATCAAGGACTGCGCCGGGAGCGGCTGCGAGCAGCCGCTGCCGGAGATCCTGCAGGTTGACGCGGCCGACAACACCGAGCAGACCCAGCGCTTCTACGACTACTTCGAGCGCTACTACTACTGAGACCGGTCCCGGACGGTGCCGGAGCCGGTCAGAGGTAGAGGCCGGCCGCCTCGTCGGCGAGCCGCTGGGCGGCGACGGCGTGGACGTCCCGCTCGCGCATCACCACGTAGGTCTCCCCGGAGACCTCGACCTCCGCCTTCTCCGCCGGGTCGTAGAGGACCTTGTCGCCGGCCTCCACGGCCCGGGCGTGCGGCCCGACGGCGACCACCCGCGACCAGGCGAGGCGTCGTCCGCCCATCGCCGCGGTCGCCGGGATCACGATCCCGCCGGAGGAGCGACGCTCACCGGCCTCGCTGTCGACCTCGCAGAGGATGCGGTCGTGCAGCATCTTGATCGGGGTCTTGTCGGCCCCTGCCACGCTCTGAGCCACGTCCGCGCGTCGCCTCAGCCGGCGATCTTGCGGACGAGCACCACCAGGGCGATCACGCCCACCACGCCACCGACGGTCTTCAAGATGTTGTCGGTGCGCGGCTCCCCCGTCACCGGGTCCACGTAGTGCGCCTTCACCTGGGCGATCTCACGACTCACGATCGTCTTGGGGTGCGAGCGGTAGAGGAGCTGGTCGATGGTCCCGGCGAGTCGCTCGCGGGTCTCTTCGATCTCACGCTCGATGTCGGAAGGCTGGTTGCTCACTCCTGCAGGTTATCAACGCGGGTCGGCACGAAGCCGAACGGGAGTTCCAACCGGTGGGCACGCATCAGCTCGGCGTCGGTGAGCACGTCGTACGTCGTGCCGTCGGCGACCACCCTGCCCTCGCTCAGCACCACCGCGCGCGGGCACAGCTCGAGGGCGTAGGGAAGGTCGTGGGTGACCATCAGCACGGTGACCTCCAGGCTCCGGAGGATGTCGGCCAGCTCCCGCCGCGACGCCGGGTCCAGGTTGGAGGACGGCTCGTCGAGGACCAGCACCTCCGGCTGCATCGCGAGCACCGTGGCCACCGCCACCCGGCGCCGCTGACCGAAGGAGAGGTGGTGCGGCGGACGGTCGGCGAAGTCGGCCATCCCGACCATCTCCAGCGCCTCCATCACCCGCTGCTGGAGCGCCGCCCCCTTCAGCCCGAGGTTGGCCGGGCCGAACGCGACGTCGGCGCGCACCGAGCCGAGGAAGAGCTGGTCGTCGGGGTCCTGGAACACGATGCCGACCCGCCGCCGGATCTCCAGCAGGTGCGGCTTGCGCACCGGCAGCCCGCTCACCGACACCGACCCGGCGCCGCGTCCGGCCTCGGCGGTCAGGATGCCGTTCAGGTGCAGCACCAGGGTGGTCTTGCCGGCTCCGTTCGGGCCGAGCAGCGCGACCCGCTCGCCGGCGTGCACGTGCAGGTCCACGCCGAACAGTGCCTGGTGTCCGTCGGGGTAGGCGAACGCCAGGTCGCGGACGTCGAGGACCGGGGTCATCGCGGCGCCCGGCGCAGCTCGTCGGGCAGGCTGCCGTCGTACCCGCGCGACAGCATCGCGAGGTGGACCCGCTCCCCCCGTTCGTAGGAACGGACGAAGAGGGCGCCCAGGGTGCGGCCCAGCGCCGGCCACTGGCGTGGCGAGCGGGGGTCGACGCCACGCGATCGCATGGCCGTCATCATCCTCCCCAGGTCGGCGCTGACCACATCGAGGTAGCGGATCATGAAGCCCATGATCTGCACGATCAGGTGGGGCATCCGGAGGCGCTGCAACCCGATCAGCACCTCGTCGGGCTCGGTGGTGGCGGCGAGGGTGAGCGAGGCGAGGACGCCGAGCGTCCCCTTCGCGGCCAGGCCGAAGGCGGCGACCAGGCCCGGCTGGGAGACCGTCACCGCCTCCCAACCGAAGAGCGGCACCCGCGGCCCCTCGGCCACGAACGGCACGAGTGCCGCGAAGAGCAGGAACGGCACCTCGATCACGGCGCGCTTGAGCAGGTAGCCCAGCGGTATCCGCGCCGCCACCACCACTGCGAGTATCACCAGCAGGTAGCCGGCGTAGGCGGCGTACCAGGTGCGCGGGGTCGCCACCACCACCAGTACGAAGGCGAGCAGCGCCAGGATCTTCAGGTGCGCCGGCGCGCGGTGCAGGAAGGAGTGACCGTGGTAGTAGAGCCGGTGGCCGTGCCCGGCGCCCACGCCCTCAGTCCTCGGTCGGCGGATCGTCCGCCCGCGGACCGGTACGACGCCGCAGCACCCAGAACAGACCGGACCCGAGCAGCAGCACGATGACCACCCCGGCCACCCCGGCGATCCCGCCGCTGAGCCGCTCGTCGTCGACACCGTCGGTCGCGTAGTCCGCGAAGGGGCTGTCGGCGACGTGGGAGTCCTCGGCGGTGTCGAGGAAACCCGTCTTCTCCGCGACGAACTCCAGTCCGTCGGGGTGCGCGCTGGCGTAGAAGCTGCCCACCCCGGCGACCAGCAGCGCGAGCAGGACTCCGATCACCAGGAAGCGACGGTGGCCGCGCTGCCGCTCGGGGCGGACCTCGGTGGAGGCGCTCATCGGGCCACCGCCCCGGTGATCAGGGGGCGGGCGCTGACGATGCCGCGGGCGCCGTAGACCAGGTCCGGGCGCGAGGCCACGACCGCGCTGACCACCAGTCCGGTGATCACCGCCTCGCCCAGTCCGATCACGGTGTGCCAGCCGAGCATCGCGGTCAGTACCTTGGCGGTCGCGATGTCGGCGGTGCCCCCGATCGCGAACAGCAGGGTGAAGACCGTCGCCGCGGCCGGCACCGAGATCAGCGCTCCGATCGCGGCCGCGATCGGCACCGACGGCAGTCGTTGCGGCAGCACGGCGAGGACCAGGCGGAAGACGGCGTATCCGACGAAGACGCCGACGAAGGCCATCAGGGTGATGTTGGTGCCGAGCGCCGTGAGACCGCCGTCGGCCATGAAGAGGGCTTGGACCAGGAGCACCACGCTGACGCAGAGCGCCCCCGTCCACGGTCCGACGAGCACGGCGGCGAGCGCACCGCCGAGCAGGTGACCGCTGGTGCCGGCGCCGACCGGGAAGTTCATCATCTGGCCGGCGAAGATGAAGGCGGCGACCAGGCCCGCCATCGGGGCGGTGCGGTCGTCGAGCTCGTTGCGTGCCTTGCGCAGCGCGATGCCGACGCCGACGACCGCGACCGCACCGGTGGCGATCGAGGTGGGGGCGTCGAGGAAGCCGTCAGGCACGTGCATGGCCACTCCTGTGGTGGGTGCCGGGAGGTGTCGGCGCCTCGGGGCGGGTGTAGTTGGATGGGGTCGACCCCGTCCGCGAGCCTATTGCGAAGCCGTTGCAACAACAACTGCCAGTCGCTCGACGGATGCCCACCCGACCTGACTGGAGATGCCATGAGCGCTCGCCTCGCCGCCGGCGACACCGCCCCCGACTTCACGCTCCCCGACGACCGGGGCAACCAGGTGTCGCTCGCCGACGCCCGGGCCGAGGGCAAGGTGATCGTCTACTTCTACCCCGCCGCGATGACGCCCGGGTGCACCAAGCAGGCCTGTGACTTCACCGACTCGCTCGAGTCGTTGCGGGCCGCGGGCTACACGGTGCTCGGGATCTCCAAGGACACCCCGGCCAAGCTCGCCAAGTTCCGTGAGCGCGACGGGCTGACCATCCCGCTGCTCTCCGACCCCGAGCTGGAGGTGCACCGGGCGTTCGGCGCGTTCGGCGAGAAGAAGCTCTACGGGAAGGTCGTCGAGGGCGTCATCCGCTCCACCTTCGTGGTCGACTCCGACGGCACGGTGGAGCTGGCGCAGTACAACGTGAAGGCCACGGGCCACGTCGCCAAGCTGCGCCGCGACCTGGGGCTGGACGCCGGCTGATCCGGGCCCGGCAGGGCTGGGATGATGTCCCCGGACGGGCGCTGCTCGTCCGATCGCCGGAGTGGTGGAACGGCAGACACGCAGGTTTTAGGTACCTGTGCCTCAGGGCGTGCGGGTTCGACTCCCGCCTTCGGCACCCTCTCCCGACCCCGTCGGTCCCGACCCCGACCCGTCGGTCTCCCGGACTAAGGGTCGGGCCGGTCCCGACCGGTCAGCCGAGCAGCGCCGCGACCTGCGGCGCGATCTCGCGCAACGCCCGGCCGCGGTGCGAGATCGCGTCCTTCTCCTCGCGGGCGAGCTCGGCGGTGGTGACGTCCGGGCGCTCGTCGGCGACGAACAGCACGTCGTAGCCGAAGCCGCCGGCGCCGCGGACCTCGCGGACCACCGCGCCGTCCATCCGCCCCTCGACCACCAGCTCGTGACCGTCGGGGCGGACGAAGGCCACCGCGCAGACGAAGTGCGCGCCTCGGCGCTCGTCGGGGACGTCGGCCAGCTGAGCGAGCAGCAGCTCGTTGTTGCGGGCATCGGACTTCGGCGGGCCGCTCCACCGCGCGGAGAGCACTCCGGGCATTCCGTTCAACGCGTCGACGCAGAGGCCGGAGTCGTCCGCGATCGCCGGCAGGCCGGTGGCCGCGACCGACGCGCGGGCCTTGAGCAGCGCGTTGCCGGCGAAGGTCGGCTCGTCCTCGACCGGCTCGTCGAAGGGGGTCACGTCGTCCAGACCCAGCACCGTCACCGACGGCAGGTGCTGCACCAGGATGCGGTGCATCTCCTCGAGCTTCTTCGCGTTGCGGGTGGCCACCACCACGCGCGGGCTGTCGGTGCTCATCCCGGTCCCGCCTCAGCCGGCGGCGGGCGCGGCCAGCGCCTCGGCCTGCAGCCGGGTGAGGTCGGCACAGCCCCGCTCGGCCAACCCGAGCAGGGCGTCCAGCTCCGAGCGGTCGAACGCCGCCCCCTCGGCGGTGCCCTGCACCTCGACGAACCTGCCGTCGCCGGTCATCACCACGTTCATGTCGGTCTCGGCACGCACGTCCTCGACGTAGGGGAGGTCCAGGCGCGGAACGCCGTCGATGATCCCGACGCTGACCGCGGCCACCGAGCCGGTCAGCGCCTTCGGCACACCCAGGGTGGCGCAGGCGTCGGCCAGCGCGACGTACGCCCCGGTGATCGCGGCGGTGCGGGTCCCGCCATCGGCCTGCAGCACGTCGCAGTCGATCTGGATGGTGTTCTCCCCGAGCGCGGCGTCGTCGATGACCGCCCGCAGCGAGCGACCGATCAGCCGGCTGATCTCGTGGGTGCGGCCGCCGATGCGGCCCTTCACCGACTCCCGCGCCGAGCGGGTGTTCGTCGCGGCCGGCAGCATCGCGTACTCGGCGGTGACCCAGCCCAGGCCGGAGCCCTTCCGCCACCGCGGGACGCCCTCGGACGCCGATGCCGCGCACAGCACCCGGGTGCGACCGAACTCGACCAGCACCGAGCCGGCCGGGTGGTCCAGCCAGTTCCGGGTGATGGTGATGCTGCGCAGCTCGTCGTCGGCGCGGCCGTCCTCGCGGGGAGTTGTCGTCATGACACCGCAAGTTACCGGTCCGCGCCGACGAGCCTCACTTCACCTCGGCGCGCAGGATCCGGTAGAGACCGCCGGCCAGCGGGAGGCCGATCCAGATCACGCCCGAGACCAGCAGCTTGGCCCACTCCTCGCCGGTGTTCAGCTCCCAGTCGACCAGCGGCTGCAGTGCCGCCTGGAAGTTGAACCACTCGAGCAGGTCGCCCAGCCAGTCGCGCAGCGAGCCGACCGCGAACAGCACCGTGGGGACGATGTACCAATAGATGAAGAAGACCACGATCGCCGCCGGGGTGTTCAGCAGCAGCGCCCCGAACGCGAAGCCCAGCGCCATGGTCAGCAGCTGCGAGACCAGGAATGCGATCGCCAGCTTGGCGTCGAAGTCCCACTCGGTCAGCTCGGGCTGGACGAGCTCGCAGATCCCGGTGCCGACCACGCCGATCACCAGCATCGCGACCATGGTGAGCGCCGCGTAGACCGCGGAGACGGCGAGCTTGGCGCCGACCACCCGGGAGCGGCGCGGTTCGAGGGCGAAGCTGACCATCGCGCTGCGCTGGGACCACTCGCTGGTCACCAGCAGGATCGCGAGCACCGGCAGCAGCAGCGAGGTGATCCCACCGGCGGTGTAGGCGAAGTCGCTCCACAGGATCGACGTCTCCTGGACCAGCGTGGCGATCAGGATGAAGCCCTCGACCAGCGCCACCAGGATGCCGATCGTGGCCAGCAGCCAGAATCCGGCGCGGGTGTCGTAGGACTTGCGGAACTCGACCCGGACCTGGCGCCAGAACGGGATCGGCGCGGTGCCCGAGACGTCCAGGTGCAGCGGGGGTGCGGTGGTGCTCATGCCGGGGCTCCGATCTGGTCGCGCTGGTTGGAGGAGGTGAGCTCGAGGAAGAGGTCCTCGAGGTTGGCGCCGCCGTCGCGCAGGTCGGTCAGCACCACCTGCGCGGAGAGCGCCGTCCGGCCGACCTGCTCCGGCGTCGCCGACACCTTCAGCCCGCCGCCCGCGGGGTGACGGGGTGACCCGCCGCCTCCAGGGCGGCGCTCAGCGCCGCGTTGTCGAGCGAGGTCACCAACGTGCTGGCCGTGCCGACCCGCGAGGCCATCAGCGAGGCCCGGTCACCCTGCGCGACGATCCGGCCGTTGCCGATCAGGATCATCTCGTCCGCGATCAGCTCCACCTCGTGCAGCAGGTGACTGGAGAGCAGCACGGTGCCGCCGCGGTCGGCGTACCCCTTCAGCAGGCCGCGCATCCACCGGATGCCCGCCGGGTCCAGGCCGTTGGCCGGCTCGTCGAGGATCAGCACCGACGGGTCGCCCAGCAGGGCGTGGGCGATGCCGAGCCGCTGCTTCATGCCGAGGGAGTAGTTGCGCAGCCGGCGCTTGGCCTCGCTCTTGGTGAGGCCGACCAGCTCCAGCATCTGGTCGACCCGGGACGACGGCAGCCCCATCGTGGTGGCACCGAGCGCCAGGATCTCGCGGCCGGTGCGGCCGGCGTGCTGTGCCGAGGCGTCCAGCAGCACGCCCACGTGACGTCCCGGGTTCGGGATGTGGCGGAAGTCGTGCCCGCCGATCGTGACCTGGCCGCGGGTGGGCAGGGTGAGGCCCACCATCACCCGCATCGTGGTGGTCTTCCCGGCGCCGTTGGGACCCAGGAAGCCGGTGACACGGCCCGGTTGGCAGGTGAAGCTGACATCGTCCACGGCGGTGAACCCGCCGTAGGTCTTGGTGAGGTGATCGACCTGGATCATGCCCCTAGCCTGCCCGACGCCCCTGCGCCACGCACGGGACCCTGGGCGACGCCGCGCCGACGAAAGTAGGGGGTGGTCCCGGACCGCGGGCGCTGTCCGGCCCCTGCCGAGGGTGCCTAGGCTGCTGACTCGTGACCCGCACCGACGCCCCGTGGCAGCCACGGCTGCACTGGTGGAGCCATCTGTGGCGGTACCTGCTGTGCCTGGTGATCGGGATGTCCACCTGGCTGCCGGTGATGGAGGCGCAGGCCGAGCGGCGGCCGGGTCTGTTCTGGCTGGACATCGCGGTGGCGGTACTGGCCGGGGTGCTGGTGTGGTTCCGGCGACGCCGGCCCCTCGCCATCGCCGTGGCGCTGTGCCTGCTCACCCCGTTCACCTCGCTCGGCGCGGGCTTCATCGCGCTGGGCAGCATCTCGCTGGCCACCCGCCGGGTGTGGTGGGAGCTGGTCGTGGTGGCGGTGCTGAACATGGCCGGCACCGTCGGGTACTACGCGGTGCAGCCGGTCACCGAGGCGGAGCCGATCTGGCTGCTCGCCGTGTTCACCGTGCTGATGGTCGCGGCCAGCCTGGCCTTCGGCATGTTCATCGGCTCCCGCCGCGAGCTGGTCTGGACCTTGGAGGAGCGGGCGCGGACCGCGGAGGCCGAGCGGGACCGCCGGGCGGCGCAGGCCCGCTCCGGCGAGCGGACCCGGATCGCCCGCGAGATGCACGACGTGCTCGCGCACCGGATCTCCCAGATCTCGATGCACGCCGGCGCGCTGACCTACCGCGAGGACCTCTCCGCGGCGGAGATGCGCGCGAGCGCCACGGTGATCCAGCAGAAGGCGCACGAGGCGCTGACCGACCTGCGCGAGGTGCTCGGGGTGCTGCGCGACGACAGCGGGGCGCTGTCCGGGCCGCAGCCCACCTACGCCGACGTCGCGGACCTGGTGGAGGCCGCCCGGGCCGCCGGCGCCAGCATCCGGTACGACGCGCGCGTCGCCGATGCCGACCGGATGCCCGAGCAGGTCGGGCGGACCGTCTTCCGCGTGGTCCAGGAGGGCATCACCAACGCGACCAAGCACGCACCGGGAGCGACGCTGCGGATCACCGTCGACGGGGACGAGGTGGACGGCGTCACGGTGCTGCTGCGCAACCCGGTCGGGTTCGGCCCCACCCGCACCCCGGGCAGCGGCCTGGGCCTGGTCGGGCTGACCGAGCGCGCCGAGGTGAGCGGGGGCAGCCTGCGGCACGGCACCACCGACGCGGGCTTCGAGCTGCGCGCCTGGCTACCGTGGTCCGCGTGAGCTCCCCGATCCGAATCCTGATCGTCGACGACGACCCGCTGGTCCGCTCGGCACTGGCGCTGATGCTCGGTGGACAGCCGGACCTCGAGGTGGTCGGCGAGGCCGTCGACGGCCGGGACGGGCTCGACCAGGCCCGGTCGCTGAGCCCGCACGTGGTGCTGATGGACATCCGGATGCCGCGGATGGACGGGCTGAGCGCGGCCTCGGCGCTGCTGGCGGACCCGCAACCGCCCAAGCTGATCGTGCTGACCACCTTCGACGCCGACGAGCACGTCGTCTCCGCGCTCCGCGCCGGCGCCGCCGGCTTCCTGCTCAAGGACACCCCGCCGCCGGAGATCGTGGCCTCGATCCGCAAGGTGGTCGACGGCGAGCCGATGCTCTCCCCCTCGGTGACCCGGCGCCTGATCGAGCGTCTCAACGACCCCTCCCAGGGCCGCACCGCCCGGGCCCGGGCGCGGCTGGCCGGGCTGACCGAGCGTGAGCGCGAGGTGGCCGGCGCGGTGGGACGCGGCCTGAGCAACGCCGAGATCGCGGCCGAGCTGCACCTCTCGGTGCCGACGGTGAAGGCGCACGTCTCCCGCCTCTTCGACAAGCTGGGCGCGACCAACCGGGTGCAGATCGCGATCTGCGTGCACGACGCAGGAGCGTGACCACGAGCGCTGTGGCGGCAGCCGTCGCGTCAGCTCACAGGTCGTAGACGGCGCCGGCCGCGGCCAGCTCGCACGGGCCGTCGAAGGCGGAGACCGCCTCGGCGAAGATGCCCTCCGCCTCGTGCCACGGGGGCACGTGGGTCACCACCAGGCGTCGTACCCCGGCCTTGGTGGCGGCCTCCCCCGCCTCGACGCCGGTCAGGTGCAGGTTCGGCGGGTTGTCGTCGCCGTCGCGGAAGGACGCCTCGCAGAGGAACAGGTCGGCGTCCGCGGCGATGTCGAGCAGCGCCGGCGTGGGGCCGGTGTCGCCGGAGTAGGACACCACCTTGCCGTGGGCGGAGACCCGCATCGCCCAGGCCGGCACCGGGTGGTCCACCTCGGCGGCCTCGACGGTGAACGGGCCGACGGTGAACGGCTCGGCGGAGAACGTGCGGAACTCGAACTCCTCGCGCATGCCCGGCTTGCGGGGCAGGTCGTAGGCGCGGGCCAGCCGGCGCGCGGTGCCCTTCGGACCCCACACCGGGATCCGGGGCTGCTGACCGCTCGGGTGGTACTTCCGCAGTACGTAGTAGCTGGTCATGTCGACGCAGTGGTCGGCGTGCAGGTGGCTGAGCAGCACCGCGTCGATGGCGAGCGGATCGACGTAGCGCTGCAGCGCGCCGAGCGCTCCGTTGCCGAGGTCGAGCACCAGGCTCCACACCCGCGACGGGTCGTCCGGGTCGCGGGTCTGCACCAGATAGCTGCTCGCCGGCGAGCCCGGCCCCGGGTAGGAACCCGAGCAGCCGACCACCGTCACCCGCATCCCGCCGACCGGCACGTTCATGCAAGACCTCCTGCGTACTGCCCCGCCGCGACGAGCTCCGAGCCGAGGAAGCGGCGACCGATGGTGGCGAACTCCGCCGGGGAGCCCGTGGTGGTGAAGGAGTGGGTCGGCTCCCCGCCGGGCCGCATCAGGCCCCGGTCGGCGAGCACGTGGTAGAGCGACTTCGCACTCTCCTCCGCGCTGCTCACCAAGGTGACTCCCTCCCCCATCACGTAGGAGATCACGCCGGTGAGCAGGGGGTAGTGGGTGCAGCCCAGGATCAGCGTGTCGATGTCCAGCTCGATCAGCGGGTCCAGGTACTCGTGCGCGATCGCGAGCAGCTCGTCGCCGCCGGTGACGCCCTCCTCCACGAAGTCGACGAAGCGCGGGCAGGCGCGGGTGGTCAGGTCCAGGTGGGGTGCGGCGGCGAGGGCGTCCTCGTAGGCCA from Nocardioides sambongensis includes:
- a CDS encoding helix-turn-helix transcriptional regulator, with translation MSANVPKYAARIARLPRVFERLAVHPDGLRLDDLAADLGIPAAELRDDLLAFYTADVSAEWLLGLTRPDVLEFLGPDGDDADPTEAEVVRFVEEHGELGVEYVDAAELALVHSAATSLLDIEPDNADLIDAIGVLTETMLGTPGADPGRPDWNRPLPLLQEALDQRRAARIVYSRAWRQGVSEREIEPYRLVQTRRGWEVDAGPPAEDGSLRTYLLSNVREVEVLDRGFTVPAGAAELLEQMRRTERVRVCLPQAGRWAADFYAEEVTVVSDDEESVELDVDLLPPLEHRVGLLLLAAGEDAFVVEPAALDSAGAVLAEELLLHHTS
- the cbiQ gene encoding cobalt ECF transporter T component CbiQ, encoding MGAGHGHRLYYHGHSFLHRAPAHLKILALLAFVLVVVATPRTWYAAYAGYLLVILAVVVAARIPLGYLLKRAVIEVPFLLFAALVPFVAEGPRVPLFGWEAVTVSQPGLVAAFGLAAKGTLGVLASLTLAATTEPDEVLIGLQRLRMPHLIVQIMGFMIRYLDVVSADLGRMMTAMRSRGVDPRSPRQWPALGRTLGALFVRSYERGERVHLAMLSRGYDGSLPDELRRAPR
- a CDS encoding energy-coupling factor ABC transporter ATP-binding protein encodes the protein MTPVLDVRDLAFAYPDGHQALFGVDLHVHAGERVALLGPNGAGKTTLVLHLNGILTAEAGRGAGSVSVSGLPVRKPHLLEIRRRVGIVFQDPDDQLFLGSVRADVAFGPANLGLKGAALQQRVMEALEMVGMADFADRPPHHLSFGQRRRVAVATVLAMQPEVLVLDEPSSNLDPASRRELADILRSLEVTVLMVTHDLPYALELCPRAVVLSEGRVVADGTTYDVLTDAELMRAHRLELPFGFVPTRVDNLQE
- a CDS encoding WYL domain-containing protein, with the protein product MAKGPGRDQRGPMERLVRIAAVLAAAGPAGVHRDRLLRLAGFEGADPASQLSRELRHLTNQGWQIDNIAESGDDAVYAMTTVDNRLRLRLSPAQQTQLRRAVLLADRDDLVSRLGLPADARPKDVAATVPAVRDGAGSALSTVIRAVRDRAVLRFGYKGTARVVHPESLRSQNGTWYLRGLEDAAVEAGGPVKAFVVARMSAVDAGEPGSAGAVPSVRHTGLHPMTWEIDPPVQVVLRADRAYEPDVRRWLGTPSRRPRRRVTRCC
- a CDS encoding PDGLE domain-containing protein, whose amino-acid sequence is MSASTEVRPERQRGHRRFLVIGVLLALLVAGVGSFYASAHPDGLEFVAEKTGFLDTAEDSHVADSPFADYATDGVDDERLSGGIAGVAGVVIVLLLGSGLFWVLRRRTGPRADDPPTED
- a CDS encoding sulfatase-like hydrolase/transferase — translated: MLGPCRGKFRPSTHRARAALLGMLALALLLSSCSLISDGGFGEQAGGDAGTTSADPDALNIVEIVADDMRFDDLRYAPNLRRLVAEQGVSMRNGFSSYPLCCPARASFFSGLETHNHGVYDIKRPTGYRAFDDSTSIATSLKDRGYTTGLVGKYLNGYGNHRPLQLVREAEEAGDDGPIPMSQYFVPNGWDEWQAAVTGVNCDPACGDAYSYFSYAYSDNGTPTAAGWQTYSTTLIGDQSVDLAHSFHEQREETGAPFFLSVNHIAPHNDLSRKRVDTVYFRNPQGVRRKLGTPTAPDWAMKLPIVRSIDRPLGVRRNGTGESDLSDKPGRLSIGRPTNPSARRAQVRLARARAASIVVMDRQIKRLVEQLQADGEWDRTVLAFWSDNGFFQGEHGRMDGKVDPYEPALRVPMMFTGPGLRDGSTRDDPMTVTDLTATLLDIADAEPPHAPDGASMLPVLTGSDRGGATAC
- a CDS encoding GroES family chaperonin; its protein translation is MLHDRILCEVDSEAGERRSSGGIVIPATAAMGGRRLAWSRVVAVGPHARAVEAGDKVLYDPAEKAEVEVSGETYVVMRERDVHAVAAQRLADEAAGLYL
- a CDS encoding DUF3618 domain-containing protein, translated to MSNQPSDIEREIEETRERLAGTIDQLLYRSHPKTIVSREIAQVKAHYVDPVTGEPRTDNILKTVGGVVGVIALVVLVRKIAG